The sequence TTCCCGTTTTCTGGCTATAATGTTTACCCAATTCAAACAACGCTTTGAGATTGTTGAGGGCTATGCACTCTTAGCTTATCTACTTCAAGTTTATGCAACTGTGTTTCCAGATCCATTCTAACCTCGTTGTATGCCGGATCATAGGCAAGGTTGGTATATTCTGATGGATCGTTTACCAAATCGTATAGTTCATATTCGTTGTAATAAGCTCCCGAAGCATCAAAATAATAGCTATACTTCCATTTCTCTGTACGGATACATCGGATACGATTTGCAGCATTTACCACAGACCATTGGCTATTGGAACCTGCTTTTGTATCATCGTATGTAAACAATATACTATTCTGTACAGGTGTACCATCCGCCATAATGGGTAACAAACTTGTGCCTGCAAGTCCGGCAGGAGAGTTAGATACATTAGCTATCTCCATAAACGTAGGCATGATGTCGACCAGCGTGGCCAGGGCCATAGATTGTTGAATGGGGTGGTCTGAAAATAAAACAGGATTGGATATAACCAGTGGAACACGCAATGCTTCTTCGTAAGCTACAAAGGTTTTCTGACGCAGTCCCCCATGTGCAAGTCCCATTTCTCCATGGTCCGAGGTGTAGGTCACGATAGCTGTATCAGCCAGACTTATTCCATCCCCATATTTAGCATACAATTCTTTGATCAGGTTACCAATCTCTTTGTCGACCAGGGTTAACAGGTACCCGTAAAAATTTATATAATCTAACTTTTGTTCTACTGTTGTTAAAGGCCCTAAAGATGCATCCATGCCCAATAGGATCTGTTCCTGCGCCATCGGTTTTTTATTGGCCAGTAAATGTTCGTTTACGGTATCAGGCAATCCAATTTCCCTTGTTGACCAGGCGTCAGCGTAATATCCGGAGGTCCCTGCTGTTTTGGGATAAGCCAGTACGTCGTGCGGGTTCACCAGCGACACGATCAGGCAATAAGGTTTATACTCACCTGCAGCTCTTTTCACTTTTACCTCCTGAAGGTATTTGATGGCTTCGGCCACATACCTGGCATCATGGTTGGCAAATCCTCCTCCAAAATTTAAAGGATTTACATCTTCTCCTGCATCCGGGGCTATCCATCCCATTGCACCAAATAGAGAAATATCGGCAGATGTAAGGTTATCATAATTCGTGGTTGCTCCATTACCGGCAACGCCCTTACTCATGTGCCATTTACCACGGTACTGCACATCATAACCGTCATTCCAGAGTACATTCATGATGTTTGGTAAGGAAGTACTGATGGTTGGTTCCGAAGGAGATAAAGGGCCGCCAATAGTCAGTGTTTGAGAAACCTTATGCTTAGCCGGATAAATTCCTGTAAATAATGTGGTACGGCTGGGAGAACACATGCAGGTATTACAGAAAGCTCTGTCGAAACTGAAACCGTTCCTTTTTAGAAAGGTCAGCGTTGGAAGATTTGTCTCCTCCCATCCCGGAGGGAAATGCTGTGTAGCACGCTGTTCGTCTGTAATAATGAGGATCATGTCTGGCTGCTTGCCAAGTTGTGCTAACTTTGTTTTGAAGTTCATGGTTTAGAGTGTTTTTTTGAAAGGGATCGGGGCAAGTTCGGGGTAGATTTAAAAGTTAAATGTATTGTTAAGATTGTGTCAATGTCAAGACCAACATATTTCTCAATATATGATAGTATTCAGTAAGGGTTATAATATTTTAATTTTTCCAGAATAGCTTTCAATTCCGGCATGAATCAATTAAACATCTTGTTACAGTCATCACATATCTTTAACTAATCAAAGTCGCTTTTGTTCAAAAATATTCCATTGTTTCTTAATAGGGTACAAATCACTTAGTTCTACCTCAAGGGCCTCGGCGATCTGAACAAGCCTGGTGAACCCTGCTCTATTTGCGACATATTAGAGTCAGAAATACCACACTTGACTTCCAAACAAATAAAATTGTACCTTCCCTCCCATCAGACAGGCCCCAGTTCATAAGTAGCCATACCTTACTGTAAGCAATTCATTAACCATTTAAGTCCCACAATTATGAAGCTAATACTACTCATGCTAGTAGTTGTCGCCCACTCTGTATCCGCGGCTGACTATTACGTAGCCATCACTAACCATGCGAACACCAATGAAAGTCTTCCCGGAGGTAGTTACACCATCACCGTTACCGGCACTGCCAGCGGCACAGATACCCTTACGGTCAACTTTACAATCAGCGGAACCGCTGTACCGGGTGTTCATTACCAGGCTTTCCCACAGCAAATCAAGATCCCCGTCACTGATGGTAATGGCAGCTTTACCTTCCCGGTCATTCCTGTACAAAATAGAATTGTTGAAGATTATGCCGAAGTTCTACTCTCTATTCAAAGTGCAACTGCTACTTCCTCAGCAAGCGTGGATGTCGATGCCACTCCTACTACCCTCAGGATTTACGATGATGACTGGATAAATACAATAATTTCTTTTACCGGTTCAACAAATGGAACAGAAGGCGGCCCCAATGCGACCATTACTGCCAGCTTGTCCAGCGATTATATAGCAGGTCAGGTCATATGGATCAATGCTAATTTTGGTGCCGGTACAACAGCTGGTTTTACTGATATTGACGGGCCAACATTAAGGATTGATTCAGGTCAACATAATGTTATTGCCGATATCAACGTACTTGACGATAAAGTGAAGGAAGACACTGAATTGATATACTTTGAAATCACCAATATTACCGGCGGTGATTTTGAGCTCAGGTATGATGCTACAACCTATGGTCCTATTTATGTATTTGATAATAATGATACTATTGAACCTGTAAGAAGTGCGAATGTCTTCATTAACTATGTCGGAAGTCCAAGGGAGGCAAGTCCTCAGGTAGACGGTTATATTTCCCTCTATTCAATTCCTTCGGGAGATGAATTTCTTAGACAACCCATCACTGTAAAAGTCAGGATGGAGGGAAATGCCATTGAAGGAGTGGATTATCTTCCCTTGGATAGTTTTGTCATCCCTGTATCAAAGTATACCGACGGTACCGTAACTGTGCTGATTCACCCTATTGATGATAACATCATAGAAGGTAACGAATATATTCACGCCATCCTCGTAAGTGCAAGCACACCAACAGGTGATCCCATCACCGTATATAATAATAACCCAATGGCCACGGTTCCGTTCTATGATGATGATTTTGAAAAAAGATCTGTTGGTATTTCCGCCGTGACTAATGGCAGAGAAGGCGGCCCGGGGGCGAGCCTTACATTATCCTACCCGGATAGCCTTGTATCTGCAGAAGATTTGTATGTGAATTACCATGTTATTCCAGCCGGTACTACTGCCACCGTAGACGTCGATTATATAATGCCGCCTCTGCTTATTCCTGCAGGACTGCATAGTGCTACCCTTCCAATCAACATTATAGATGATCGCAAGGTGGAGTCAACAGAATATTTAAACCTCCAGATTGACGGAGGATATGGAGATAGTACAATTTATCCTGTTAATTCGGATAGTGTGGCAGTGATTACAATTGAAGATAATGATTCCAGTTACACCCGGCTTTGCATTCCTAATGTGTTTACACCAAATGGCGATGGCAGGAATGATTTGTTCGTGATCCGGGGATTAGAGAATTATCCCGGTTCAAGACTTTCTGTCTATAATTTGCTGCGTGGTGGCGCGCTTGTTTACAGGTCGGAGAATTATGATAATAGCTGGGATGGACGTGGTGCCAGTCCGGGATTATATAGTTATATCCTGGAGGTGAATGAGAGCGGACGAAGAAAGATCTATAGGGGAAAACTAGTTATTATTAAATAAAAGAAGGGTCGGCAGAATGCTGACCCT is a genomic window of Chitinophaga sp. LS1 containing:
- a CDS encoding sulfatase-like hydrolase/transferase, with translation MNFKTKLAQLGKQPDMILIITDEQRATQHFPPGWEETNLPTLTFLKRNGFSFDRAFCNTCMCSPSRTTLFTGIYPAKHKVSQTLTIGGPLSPSEPTISTSLPNIMNVLWNDGYDVQYRGKWHMSKGVAGNGATTNYDNLTSADISLFGAMGWIAPDAGEDVNPLNFGGGFANHDARYVAEAIKYLQEVKVKRAAGEYKPYCLIVSLVNPHDVLAYPKTAGTSGYYADAWSTREIGLPDTVNEHLLANKKPMAQEQILLGMDASLGPLTTVEQKLDYINFYGYLLTLVDKEIGNLIKELYAKYGDGISLADTAIVTYTSDHGEMGLAHGGLRQKTFVAYEEALRVPLVISNPVLFSDHPIQQSMALATLVDIMPTFMEIANVSNSPAGLAGTSLLPIMADGTPVQNSILFTYDDTKAGSNSQWSVVNAANRIRCIRTEKWKYSYYFDASGAYYNEYELYDLVNDPSEYTNLAYDPAYNEVRMDLETQLHKLEVDKLRVHSPQQSQSVV
- a CDS encoding gliding motility-associated C-terminal domain-containing protein, with product MKLILLMLVVVAHSVSAADYYVAITNHANTNESLPGGSYTITVTGTASGTDTLTVNFTISGTAVPGVHYQAFPQQIKIPVTDGNGSFTFPVIPVQNRIVEDYAEVLLSIQSATATSSASVDVDATPTTLRIYDDDWINTIISFTGSTNGTEGGPNATITASLSSDYIAGQVIWINANFGAGTTAGFTDIDGPTLRIDSGQHNVIADINVLDDKVKEDTELIYFEITNITGGDFELRYDATTYGPIYVFDNNDTIEPVRSANVFINYVGSPREASPQVDGYISLYSIPSGDEFLRQPITVKVRMEGNAIEGVDYLPLDSFVIPVSKYTDGTVTVLIHPIDDNIIEGNEYIHAILVSASTPTGDPITVYNNNPMATVPFYDDDFEKRSVGISAVTNGREGGPGASLTLSYPDSLVSAEDLYVNYHVIPAGTTATVDVDYIMPPLLIPAGLHSATLPINIIDDRKVESTEYLNLQIDGGYGDSTIYPVNSDSVAVITIEDNDSSYTRLCIPNVFTPNGDGRNDLFVIRGLENYPGSRLSVYNLLRGGALVYRSENYDNSWDGRGASPGLYSYILEVNESGRRKIYRGKLVIIK